Part of the Prunus dulcis chromosome 8, ALMONDv2, whole genome shotgun sequence genome is shown below.
AACACATCTTTTACAGGCTATGAATATAGGTGGAGTGATATCAGCTTTATCTGGTGCAGCGCTGGTCCAGGTGCTTACTTCTTCCCTTTTGATTTCAACAGACTAATGCCTGCATAGGCGTGAAAAAAGTTTCCATTATATTCAGCCTTGCAGCCTTGATTTATGTTctattatgtttattttttcaattttagaatTCACAGAGTAAGCAACTCTGATAATGCGGAAGTTGAATGTTTGTGTTTTATTCCAATGTTTTTAGGTGAGCTAGACTTCAAGATCCTCATTTCAAGAGCAAGTCCAGTTATGGTGTTCATTTGTTGACAGCTACTTGCTGAATGGTTCTGTAGATACTTTTGGGAATACCTTTCATCATGTCTCATCCATTTGCATACATCTCAAGAGCGTTTAATCTTGGGCGTGTCTTTATCCACTTCTGGTACATTCTTTGACCTTATAATTAAAGATATTGAAGAGGACCTTTtccattcaaattttttttagcacATTTAGAAATACGTGCAGTATACTATTGAtttgaaatttcttttcttgattATTTCGTCTACTCTTTTGTTGGAAAATAACATGCAGACTATTTTCAGGTCTGTCAATTTCAAGTTCGTTCCTGAGCCAATATTTGTTTCAAAGGCATTTGCAATCTCTTTGCTGATTGCGCACCTTGGTTTACTTACAGCTTTTGCTCATTATAGATGGTGCATGTAAGTAAAAGtgctcatcttcttctttgtaaGTCATAATGGGAAGTGGCATGGAAAATGTGGACGTAAGGTGTGAGTATCATCCTATTTTTTATCCACAAGCTAAAAGTTTTGTTGGGAagttataaaattaaaattacgaAGAAAACATTTCTTCTGCCCTTGACATATTTCTACATGTGAGTATCACAACCTCCTATGCTATACCACTCAACTCACAAGTGGGAGCTAAGCTAGGCTCTTGTCTACAATAACATGCAACTCTCTACTGTCTTGACAAGTGGTGTACTTAGAGATGACCACATATTTATGTCTTTTTGCTGAATATGTTGTGGTAATGGTCACGTGCAGGCATGAAGGTggacttttcaaatttttgtacTCTAGACTTGATCCTATAAAACTCAAACTTGCTCTTACAAGTTCATTCTCTTTGAAGAAGTCCTACAATAGCCATTCATCCATCAAGGTTCTTAGAAAAGAATGTAAGTTGCAGGCTCCTGTAATAAACTTTTTGCCTTCCTACTTGTCCTTTTAACTGATACTAACTTGGGCACGGTGATTTCAGATATTGTGACAACGATGTTTGTCGGGAATTTCATCGGCATCCTATGTGCTCGATCGTTGCATTATCAGTTCTACTCTTGGTAAGTTTTGCTGGATGATATCGCGTGGTTTATTCCATATatggattcattttgtttataggGCTCAAAGATCATAATGTGTCTGAGTGCAGGTATTTCCATAGCTTACCTTATCTGTTGTGGAAAACGCCTTTTCCTACATTACTACGGTAGGCTGCTCTATCCTTGAATAAGGAGCTACATAGCTTGCAATGATTGTTGCATGATTTACTTTGAGAACGGTCATTTGTTGATTCAATGTTGTTTGGGGCAGTGTAATGTTGTTTATCGGGGTGGAGTTCTGCTGGAATGTGTATCCTTCAAGCCTTTACTCATCGGCATTGCTTCTTTGCCTCCACCTAGTAATACTGGTTGGTCTATGGTCTGCCCCACCTGAATATCCTTATGTGGACAA
Proteins encoded:
- the LOC117637036 gene encoding dol-P-Man:Man(5)GlcNAc(2)-PP-Dol alpha-1,3-mannosyltransferase isoform X1; translation: MAVKSARRVKPSQQRSSKASNIKLFKNPKVAFAFALLLCDAVLVALIIAYVPYTKIDWDAYMSQVSGFLDGERDYGNLKGDTGPLVYPAGFLYFYSAVRYVTGGEVYPAQILFGVLYVINLGIILFIYGKTDVVPWWAMSLLCLSKRMHSIFVLRLFNDCLAMMLLHASLVSLLHQRWHLGLIIFSGAVSVKMNVLLYAPPLLLLMLKAMNIGGVISALSGAALVQILLGIPFIMSHPFAYISRAFNLGRVFIHFWSVNFKFVPEPIFVSKAFAISLLIAHLGLLTAFAHYRWCMHEGGLFKFLYSRLDPIKLKLALTSSFSLKKSYNSHSSIKVLRKEYIVTTMFVGNFIGILCARSLHYQFYSWYFHSLPYLLWKTPFPTLLRVMLFIGVEFCWNVYPSSLYSSALLLCLHLVILVGLWSAPPEYPYVDNKALTEDKDK